From Methanomassiliicoccales archaeon LGM-RCC1, one genomic window encodes:
- a CDS encoding tetratricopeptide repeat protein: MFSDTDVMEPLERAKFIIRNGTDSDYLDAYNILMRESKKGSTEANYYLGLMYARGQGVTKDYESARIWFEKGSDGGHPSSNYYLGMIYLNGLHVEKDLEKAKEYFLMAAGKGDVRAEYELGLLHFKDEGIPRDLEVSAHWMKQAAEHGHVEAQFILGQFYKTGAGVQKDAPLAVKWLMTAAINGHQGAQVLLGNMYRTGDDVPHDDDEADRWYDMADSNRNAARF; encoded by the coding sequence ATGTTCTCCGACACGGATGTGATGGAGCCTCTCGAGAGGGCGAAGTTCATCATCCGCAACGGCACCGATTCGGATTATCTCGACGCATACAACATACTGATGCGCGAGTCGAAGAAGGGCAGCACGGAGGCCAATTACTACCTCGGACTCATGTACGCCAGAGGACAAGGTGTCACCAAAGACTACGAATCGGCCCGCATATGGTTCGAGAAAGGGTCAGACGGAGGCCATCCCAGTTCCAACTACTATCTGGGGATGATCTACCTCAACGGACTGCATGTTGAGAAGGACCTGGAGAAGGCCAAGGAGTATTTCCTGATGGCAGCGGGCAAAGGCGATGTGCGCGCCGAGTATGAGCTGGGGCTCCTCCATTTCAAGGATGAGGGAATCCCCAGAGACCTTGAGGTATCTGCACACTGGATGAAGCAGGCTGCAGAGCACGGTCACGTGGAGGCACAGTTCATCCTTGGACAGTTCTACAAGACAGGTGCCGGAGTCCAGAAGGATGCACCGTTGGCCGTCAAATGGCTTATGACGGCTGCGATCAACGGTCATCAGGGGGCGCAGGTGCTCCTCGGCAACATGTATCGTACTGGGGACGACGTCCCTCATGACGATGACGAAGCAGACCGCTGGTACGATATGGCGGACAGCAACAGGAATGCCGCCAGATTCTGA
- a CDS encoding formate--tetrahydrofolate ligase: MQADIDIAYDAKPKPIKEIAAKIGLSEDDISPYGKYIAKVPIENLERLKDKKDGKLVMVTAITPTPAGEGKTVTSIGLMEGLGALGKNVVGALREPSLGPTFGIKGGATGGGYAQVYPMWDIDLHFTGDIHAVAAAHNLLSAIVDNELVRDNPLQIDPARVVWRKTVDMNVRELRNIVTGLGKDKIKGGVPHESGYIITSASEIAAILCLAKDRADLRARLERIVVAYTYDNKPVTVKDLKCVGAMMVLLKDAINPNLVQTLEGQPVFVHGFPFANIAHGNNSIIATRTALKLADYVITESGFASDLGGEKFMDIVCRESGLRPSCVVIVATVKALMTHGGGVLEDESTLTIEALEKGMCNLDKHIENMSSYGVPVVVGINHFVQDTQEQMDYIRDHCKKMGVAVAFNDGFIKGGEGAKELAQTVVDTIENSKTDFKFLYELDQPIKDKIEIIAKKIYGADGVTYDPLVDKRIEGYEKDGFGKLPICIAKTQASLSDVSTLKGVPKGWKLHVREINISAGAGFIVPECGTLTLMPGLPKVPAAMRMDLQDDGRIVGLK, from the coding sequence ATGCAAGCAGATATCGATATCGCATATGATGCGAAACCGAAACCAATCAAGGAAATCGCGGCTAAGATCGGACTCTCAGAGGACGACATCAGCCCTTATGGAAAGTACATCGCAAAGGTACCCATCGAGAACCTTGAGAGGCTCAAGGACAAAAAGGACGGAAAGCTCGTCATGGTGACCGCTATCACACCCACTCCCGCCGGAGAGGGAAAGACTGTCACTTCCATCGGACTCATGGAGGGTCTCGGTGCACTGGGCAAGAACGTCGTCGGAGCGCTCAGGGAGCCTTCCCTCGGACCTACATTCGGAATCAAGGGTGGAGCAACAGGAGGAGGATACGCTCAGGTCTACCCCATGTGGGATATCGATCTCCACTTCACAGGAGACATCCACGCGGTCGCAGCGGCTCACAACCTGCTGTCCGCAATCGTAGACAACGAGCTCGTCAGGGACAACCCCCTGCAGATCGATCCTGCACGTGTCGTGTGGAGGAAGACCGTGGACATGAATGTCCGTGAGCTCAGGAACATCGTCACAGGTCTCGGAAAAGACAAGATCAAGGGAGGAGTCCCCCACGAGTCCGGTTACATCATCACATCCGCCTCGGAAATCGCTGCCATCCTGTGTCTGGCCAAGGACCGTGCAGACCTCAGGGCGAGACTCGAGAGGATCGTCGTTGCATACACATACGACAACAAGCCCGTCACTGTCAAGGATCTGAAGTGCGTCGGAGCCATGATGGTCCTTCTGAAGGATGCCATCAACCCCAACCTCGTCCAGACACTCGAGGGACAGCCCGTGTTCGTTCACGGATTCCCCTTCGCGAACATCGCTCACGGAAACAATTCCATCATCGCCACCAGGACTGCGTTGAAGCTTGCCGACTATGTCATAACGGAATCTGGTTTCGCTTCCGATCTGGGAGGAGAGAAGTTCATGGATATCGTGTGCAGGGAGTCCGGCCTAAGGCCCTCATGCGTCGTCATCGTCGCTACCGTCAAGGCACTCATGACACACGGAGGAGGAGTGCTCGAGGACGAGTCCACACTCACAATCGAGGCCCTCGAGAAAGGAATGTGCAACCTCGACAAGCACATCGAGAACATGAGCTCCTACGGAGTGCCCGTGGTCGTTGGAATCAACCACTTCGTACAGGACACCCAGGAACAGATGGACTACATCCGCGACCACTGCAAGAAGATGGGCGTCGCCGTCGCATTCAACGACGGATTCATCAAGGGAGGAGAGGGAGCCAAGGAACTGGCCCAGACAGTTGTTGACACGATCGAGAACTCCAAGACCGACTTCAAGTTCCTGTATGAGCTCGACCAGCCCATCAAGGACAAGATCGAGATCATCGCCAAGAAGATCTACGGAGCGGACGGAGTCACATACGACCCGCTGGTCGACAAGAGGATCGAGGGATACGAGAAGGACGGATTCGGAAAGCTGCCCATCTGTATCGCGAAGACACAAGCATCACTGTCCGACGTGTCCACCCTGAAGGGAGTCCCGAAGGGATGGAAGCTCCACGTAAGGGAGATCAACATCTCCGCAGGAGCGGGATTCATCGTCCCCGAGTGCGGAACATTGACTCTGATGCCCGGTCTGCCCAAGGTCCCCGCCGCCATGAGGATGGATCTTCAGGACGACGGAAGGATCGTAGGTCTCAAGTGA
- a CDS encoding transposase: MKFIGIDVHKRIFTACVLDENEKVVGEIIDAETSEKGLDEFIEQYPPEDCRIVFENLGRAHFVFHYLWDRGYAVDVAHTGHGSMQEIANCNFKTDRIDAYKLALVCKDIWSGRKFIRRAHLSKDDVMRMKGLVRIHNECANIRDEMYLRILEYMSLHNIPEHPRYKDVKGQGYSQYLLDMKDPALSAMVNMMCSAI, from the coding sequence ATGAAATTCATAGGAATTGATGTACATAAACGCATCTTCACAGCTTGTGTTTTGGATGAGAATGAGAAGGTCGTCGGAGAGATTATCGACGCAGAAACTTCTGAGAAAGGACTCGATGAATTCATCGAGCAGTATCCTCCTGAGGATTGTCGTATCGTTTTTGAGAACCTCGGAAGAGCCCATTTCGTGTTCCATTATCTTTGGGATAGGGGGTACGCGGTCGATGTAGCACATACTGGACACGGTTCGATGCAGGAAATTGCCAATTGCAATTTCAAGACCGATCGCATTGACGCATACAAGCTGGCGCTTGTTTGCAAGGACATCTGGTCAGGAAGGAAGTTCATCAGGCGTGCGCATCTGTCGAAAGACGATGTGATGAGGATGAAGGGTCTCGTTAGGATCCATAACGAATGTGCGAACATCAGGGACGAGATGTATCTCCGCATTCTTGAATATATGAGCCTTCACAACATCCCGGAACATCCGAGATACAAGGATGTCAAAGGACAGGGGTACAGCCAGTATCTTCTGGATATGAAGGATCCTGCGCTTTCAGCGATGGTGAATATGATGTGTTCTGCTATCTAG
- a CDS encoding transposase — MANEEIKRYARKSEDARLLMTIKGVSALTAVTVVTAIDGIYRFETPEKLVSFFGLAVPHKESAHKKQKVGVITKEGDPLVRKYLANVVIQQNMWCKDSDLSQFFRKKAESMPHWKAVTAAMRKLTSIIWAMLTKKQPYKFHPMMQS; from the coding sequence GTGGCCAATGAGGAAATCAAGAGATATGCAAGGAAATCCGAGGATGCCAGACTGCTGATGACCATCAAGGGTGTTTCGGCTTTGACAGCAGTCACGGTCGTGACTGCCATCGACGGCATCTACAGATTCGAGACCCCGGAGAAATTGGTATCCTTCTTCGGTCTGGCCGTTCCTCACAAGGAGTCCGCTCACAAGAAGCAGAAGGTGGGCGTGATCACCAAGGAAGGCGATCCGCTGGTCAGGAAGTATCTGGCCAATGTCGTAATACAGCAGAACATGTGGTGCAAGGACAGCGATCTTTCGCAATTCTTTAGGAAGAAAGCAGAATCCATGCCACATTGGAAAGCCGTAACGGCGGCGATGAGGAAGCTCACCTCCATCATCTGGGCGATGCTGACTAAGAAGCAACCTTACAAGTTCCACCCCATGATGCAATCTTGA
- a CDS encoding FeoA family protein, whose protein sequence is MSLANSMHIPPGAVSKSVGPSLPVSFLKEGESGTVLKISGNDEVRKFLAGLGFVQGTVVKAVCNNNTGLILDVRGSRVALDKVMGQKIHITQ, encoded by the coding sequence ATGAGTCTAGCGAACAGTATGCACATCCCTCCGGGTGCAGTTTCCAAAAGCGTCGGTCCGTCGCTGCCCGTTTCATTCCTCAAAGAAGGAGAATCAGGCACGGTCCTGAAGATATCAGGCAACGACGAAGTCAGGAAGTTCCTCGCTGGGCTCGGATTTGTGCAGGGTACTGTGGTGAAGGCTGTCTGCAACAACAATACCGGTCTGATCTTGGATGTCAGAGGCTCCAGGGTCGCACTTGACAAGGTAATGGGACAGAAGATCCACATCACCCAATGA
- a CDS encoding ferrous iron transport protein A has product MTNLKEVSIGSTVKVKKINGEGGLKRHIMDMGITKGVEIYVRKVAPLGDPVEITVRGYELSLRKEYAEMIEVE; this is encoded by the coding sequence ATGACGAATTTGAAGGAAGTCTCCATTGGATCCACCGTCAAGGTGAAGAAGATCAATGGGGAAGGAGGCCTGAAGAGACACATCATGGATATGGGCATCACGAAAGGTGTCGAGATCTATGTACGTAAGGTCGCACCGCTGGGGGATCCAGTAGAGATCACCGTCCGCGGATACGAGCTGAGTCTCAGAAAGGAATACGCTGAGATGATTGAAGTCGAGTGA
- the feoB gene encoding ferrous iron transport protein B — MSFTIALAGDPNCGKTTLFNALTGASQRVGNWPGVTIDKKVGKIKGTDSELVDLPGIYSLSPYSPEEIVSRNFIVNDDPDAIINIVDATNLERNLFLTLQIIDMGKPVVVALNMMDEIEKLGDKIDIEKLSAGLGVPVVPISAKEKRNIDTLVSKIEEAAEKKDKVSFVKYSDSIEKVEVAAESALKGKVPDQSIRFYAFKLIEGDNAVMEDVPGARESISDAIEALEKEFDDDADSIIADSRYEKIGEIVGDACSKAPRDEKGTLSDRIDRIVTNRILGLPIFVGIIALVYFLAMYDGPLGTSPGAWATGWLNDFIGEEIIPGVEQWCIENGVNEALTGLLCEGILSGVGAVIGFLPQLVVLFIGLVILEEVGYMARVAFVMDRVFRYFNLSGKSFIPLLVSTGCGVPGVMSTRTIESESDRRITAMTCTFMPCGAKLPVISAIAGALAGSVWVAVFAYVMGIVLVIISGIIIKKFKGMAGKPSPFIMELPPYHAPGLYSSAKTVFDRSWAFVKKAATIILLAMVLVWFLRTFDWSLQMVEDMDESILATIGGILSYIFIPLGWGDNWELPAASITGLIAKEDLIGTLEQLITTDSMPDISDALVSMAQSTAGTAAGAMILSFFTFNMFCAPCFAAIGAIHRELGTWKATGFAFAYQCILAYFVSTIVYVIYAAMIGGLSDVAWYSYLFAVLGFMIIAYFLVAKDPLKPFCKYTEKTTA, encoded by the coding sequence ATGAGTTTTACAATAGCTTTGGCTGGGGACCCTAACTGCGGCAAAACGACCCTGTTCAACGCATTGACCGGGGCGTCGCAGCGTGTAGGTAACTGGCCTGGCGTAACGATAGATAAAAAGGTCGGTAAGATCAAGGGCACGGATTCGGAGCTCGTAGATCTTCCCGGCATCTACTCACTGTCGCCCTATTCCCCCGAGGAGATAGTGTCTAGGAATTTCATAGTGAACGATGACCCCGATGCGATCATCAATATCGTCGATGCCACGAACCTGGAGAGGAACCTCTTCCTCACACTCCAGATTATCGACATGGGTAAACCCGTCGTCGTGGCGCTGAACATGATGGATGAGATTGAGAAGCTCGGGGACAAGATAGATATCGAGAAGCTTTCCGCTGGATTGGGCGTCCCCGTGGTCCCCATCTCCGCAAAGGAGAAGAGGAACATCGACACGCTGGTCAGCAAGATCGAGGAAGCAGCGGAGAAGAAGGATAAAGTCTCCTTCGTGAAGTACAGCGATTCCATAGAGAAGGTTGAAGTCGCTGCAGAATCGGCACTGAAGGGAAAGGTCCCCGATCAGAGCATCAGATTCTATGCTTTCAAACTGATCGAGGGCGACAATGCCGTCATGGAAGACGTTCCCGGTGCGAGAGAATCCATATCGGATGCCATCGAGGCGCTGGAGAAGGAGTTCGACGACGATGCCGACTCCATCATAGCCGACAGTAGGTACGAGAAGATCGGAGAGATCGTCGGAGATGCATGCTCCAAGGCCCCCAGGGATGAGAAGGGAACATTGTCAGACCGCATCGACAGGATAGTTACCAACAGGATCCTCGGTCTGCCTATATTCGTGGGCATCATAGCACTCGTTTACTTCCTCGCGATGTACGACGGACCTCTGGGGACGTCCCCTGGAGCATGGGCGACCGGATGGCTCAATGACTTCATCGGCGAGGAGATCATTCCCGGTGTTGAACAATGGTGCATCGAAAACGGTGTCAACGAGGCTCTCACCGGCCTATTGTGTGAGGGTATCCTATCTGGTGTGGGCGCCGTAATCGGATTCCTTCCCCAGTTGGTCGTCCTGTTCATCGGTCTGGTCATTCTCGAGGAGGTAGGTTACATGGCCCGTGTCGCATTCGTCATGGACCGCGTATTCAGATACTTCAACCTCTCCGGAAAGTCGTTCATACCCCTGCTCGTCAGCACAGGATGCGGAGTGCCCGGAGTCATGTCCACAAGGACCATAGAGAGCGAGTCCGACCGCCGTATCACTGCGATGACCTGTACATTCATGCCCTGCGGTGCGAAACTGCCGGTCATTTCGGCTATCGCTGGAGCATTGGCAGGAAGCGTCTGGGTCGCTGTGTTCGCATACGTCATGGGAATCGTCCTCGTGATCATCTCTGGAATTATAATCAAGAAGTTCAAGGGAATGGCTGGAAAACCATCCCCGTTCATCATGGAGCTGCCGCCATACCACGCACCTGGACTATACAGCAGCGCCAAGACGGTCTTCGACAGGTCCTGGGCCTTCGTCAAGAAGGCGGCGACGATCATCCTTCTTGCGATGGTCCTTGTCTGGTTCCTCAGAACTTTCGACTGGAGCCTTCAGATGGTCGAGGATATGGACGAATCCATATTGGCAACCATAGGAGGCATATTGAGCTACATCTTCATCCCGCTCGGATGGGGCGACAACTGGGAGCTTCCCGCAGCGTCCATCACCGGACTCATCGCCAAGGAGGACCTCATAGGAACCTTGGAGCAGCTCATAACTACCGATTCCATGCCAGACATATCTGATGCATTGGTTTCGATGGCCCAGAGCACAGCCGGAACCGCCGCTGGGGCGATGATCCTGTCGTTCTTCACATTCAACATGTTCTGTGCACCCTGCTTCGCAGCCATAGGTGCGATCCACAGGGAATTGGGAACATGGAAGGCGACCGGCTTCGCATTCGCCTACCAGTGCATACTGGCGTACTTCGTGTCGACCATAGTCTATGTGATCTATGCGGCCATGATTGGCGGTCTGAGCGACGTAGCCTGGTATTCATATCTGTTCGCAGTCTTAGGTTTCATGATCATCGCCTACTTCCTGGTGGCGAAGGACCCGTTGAAACCGTTCTGCAAATACACGGAGAAAACGACAGCATGA
- a CDS encoding rubredoxin, whose amino-acid sequence MKYRCPMCGYIYDEDEQGVKFADLPDDWECPVCGEPKSEFVPMDD is encoded by the coding sequence ATGAAATACAGATGCCCTATGTGCGGATACATCTATGATGAGGATGAACAGGGAGTCAAGTTCGCTGACCTTCCCGACGATTGGGAGTGCCCCGTCTGCGGAGAGCCCAAATCCGAGTTCGTCCCAATGGACGACTGA
- a CDS encoding tetratricopeptide repeat protein, giving the protein MEDPAVYCMQAVNCYQTNPERAVALFERAAELGSPEGYFGLAEMKINGMGTPKDVEGAVELYKKSAEGGNTPAMFRLGGIYTGSYGYPEDKEQCRIWFEKAAEGGVDLAYPEIAAIYLYGYGTEPDSSKALHYYKLSADTGNAQSMFMVGYIKSELVATDESRKDSVKWFVKSAEGGIPEAQFRVARLTEDGKIPGGFDEAKKWYEKAADQGFDPAKFNLATMYYEGRGTKQNLEKAFVLYDEVASSGDGDALFMTARMLYSGLGIAQDTEEAMERFGRSAAAGNKLAEEFLTDIRRKQNAQFVKIDGL; this is encoded by the coding sequence ATGGAAGATCCTGCCGTCTACTGCATGCAGGCAGTCAACTGTTATCAGACCAATCCCGAGAGGGCGGTAGCCCTGTTCGAACGTGCCGCCGAACTCGGGTCTCCCGAGGGTTACTTCGGTTTGGCGGAGATGAAGATCAACGGAATGGGCACACCCAAGGACGTCGAGGGCGCTGTAGAGCTCTACAAGAAGTCAGCAGAAGGAGGGAACACCCCCGCCATGTTCAGGCTAGGCGGAATATACACCGGCTCATACGGATACCCCGAGGACAAGGAGCAATGCAGGATCTGGTTCGAGAAGGCTGCAGAGGGGGGTGTGGATCTAGCATATCCCGAGATCGCCGCCATCTACCTCTACGGGTACGGCACGGAGCCCGATTCCAGCAAGGCTCTCCATTACTACAAGCTCTCCGCCGACACAGGCAACGCACAATCCATGTTCATGGTCGGATACATAAAATCCGAATTAGTCGCCACGGACGAGTCCAGAAAGGACTCCGTAAAGTGGTTCGTCAAGTCTGCCGAGGGAGGGATCCCGGAGGCACAGTTCAGGGTTGCTAGGCTGACGGAGGATGGGAAGATCCCAGGAGGATTCGATGAGGCCAAGAAATGGTACGAGAAGGCAGCCGACCAGGGATTCGACCCTGCCAAGTTCAATCTCGCCACCATGTACTATGAAGGAAGGGGCACCAAGCAGAATCTGGAGAAGGCATTCGTCCTTTACGATGAGGTGGCCTCGTCCGGAGACGGTGATGCGCTGTTCATGACCGCCAGGATGCTGTATAGCGGCCTGGGCATAGCGCAGGACACTGAAGAAGCGATGGAAAGGTTCGGACGTTCCGCCGCAGCGGGAAATAAGCTGGCTGAGGAGTTCCTCACCGATATCCGCCGCAAGCAGAACGCCCAATTCGTGAAGATAGACGGACTGTGA
- a CDS encoding Hsp70 family protein, with product MKVGIDLGTTYSAVARYDTATNKPIMLNNSFGKEITPSVICFLDDGDILVGEDAKDMQSNGTGVNAAAFKRNMGDGSVVVSFNGKDYTAEDLSAMLLKHLIEDAEKATGEKVDEAVITVPAYFEDAQRTATKRAGESCGIKVPKIINEPTAAAISYGYKHSADKTLLVYDLGGGTFDVTIVRISKGNIEVVGTNGNHILGGKDWDAAIVKFVCDKFYNEFDVDPRDDLPTKNELIVAAEGYKKTLSIAESVTIPVNYDGCSEKYTLTRDEFESMTEHLMNATKEVCEDLMDSVGMQWTNIDEILLVGGSTRMPGVAKFLKDLTGREVITHGDTDLAVAKGAAITAELYSSSATGIRAAMQVTDVTAHSLGALSVSKDGKKYVNEIMIKRNSKVPSNCRKQFEIKPGNVTDKIEVYTLQGESRVPLDCNVLAKVVISGFYNSGKGEIIDIEYNYDENGIVNIKAFQGEEPLEVKSEPVPEDIRWMGGDPHDKPSDAVIAKNIAICVDLSRSMDGEPIEAAKDSIRNFVRTLSDDETRFSLIGFGDKIKVVQELTNDTDVIMNSIEELKVKMLGRGTDASPLATASAVVGGQPGVGIIVVLTDGIWGKRENAVEQALACRSENITIIAVGLGEADTSFLRQIATVDDGALFTTIDKLGDTFGTIATAISSGNMGLAVR from the coding sequence ATGAAGGTAGGTATAGACCTCGGAACAACATACTCTGCAGTAGCAAGATATGACACGGCAACCAACAAGCCGATCATGCTGAACAACTCGTTCGGAAAGGAGATCACACCGTCAGTCATCTGTTTCCTAGATGACGGCGACATCCTGGTCGGTGAGGATGCCAAGGACATGCAGTCGAACGGTACAGGAGTCAACGCCGCAGCTTTCAAGCGCAACATGGGCGACGGCTCCGTAGTGGTGAGCTTCAACGGAAAGGATTACACTGCCGAGGACCTCTCCGCAATGCTGCTCAAGCACCTCATAGAGGATGCAGAGAAAGCGACAGGCGAGAAGGTCGACGAGGCTGTCATCACGGTCCCCGCATACTTCGAAGATGCACAGAGGACCGCTACCAAGCGCGCGGGCGAATCATGCGGCATAAAGGTGCCCAAGATCATCAACGAGCCTACCGCGGCTGCAATTTCATACGGATACAAGCACTCTGCTGACAAGACGCTCTTGGTCTACGACCTCGGAGGAGGAACCTTCGATGTCACGATCGTCAGGATCAGCAAAGGAAACATAGAGGTCGTAGGTACCAACGGAAACCACATCCTTGGAGGAAAGGACTGGGACGCTGCGATCGTCAAATTCGTATGCGACAAGTTCTACAACGAGTTCGATGTGGATCCGAGGGACGACCTGCCTACCAAGAACGAGCTCATCGTAGCTGCAGAGGGATACAAGAAGACCCTCTCGATAGCAGAGAGCGTCACCATCCCCGTTAACTACGACGGATGCAGCGAGAAATACACGCTCACAAGGGACGAGTTCGAGTCCATGACAGAGCACCTGATGAACGCCACCAAGGAGGTCTGCGAGGACCTCATGGATTCCGTCGGGATGCAGTGGACCAACATCGACGAGATCCTCCTGGTCGGAGGATCCACAAGGATGCCTGGAGTCGCCAAGTTCCTGAAGGACCTCACCGGACGTGAGGTCATCACACACGGCGACACCGATCTTGCGGTCGCCAAGGGAGCTGCCATCACAGCCGAGCTGTACAGCAGCAGCGCCACAGGCATCAGGGCTGCCATGCAGGTCACGGACGTCACCGCCCACAGTCTGGGAGCACTGTCCGTCAGCAAGGACGGCAAGAAGTACGTCAACGAGATCATGATCAAGAGGAACTCCAAGGTCCCCAGCAACTGCAGGAAGCAGTTCGAGATAAAGCCCGGCAACGTCACGGACAAGATCGAGGTCTATACCCTCCAGGGAGAGTCCAGGGTGCCTTTGGACTGTAACGTCCTCGCCAAAGTGGTCATCTCCGGATTCTACAACAGCGGAAAGGGAGAGATCATCGACATTGAGTACAATTACGACGAGAACGGAATCGTCAACATCAAGGCATTCCAGGGCGAGGAGCCACTGGAGGTAAAGTCTGAGCCCGTCCCTGAGGATATCAGGTGGATGGGCGGTGACCCGCACGACAAGCCCAGCGATGCTGTCATCGCAAAGAACATCGCGATTTGCGTCGATCTCTCCAGGAGTATGGATGGTGAACCCATCGAGGCTGCAAAGGACTCGATACGCAACTTCGTCCGCACGCTTTCCGATGATGAGACCAGATTCTCCCTCATCGGATTCGGTGACAAGATCAAGGTTGTCCAGGAACTCACCAACGATACGGATGTCATAATGAACTCCATTGAGGAGCTCAAGGTCAAGATGCTCGGAAGGGGTACGGACGCCAGCCCGCTCGCCACTGCGAGTGCGGTCGTGGGCGGACAGCCCGGAGTCGGCATCATCGTAGTGCTCACGGACGGAATCTGGGGAAAGAGGGAGAATGCCGTAGAGCAGGCCCTCGCCTGCAGGTCCGAGAACATCACGATCATCGCAGTCGGTCTCGGAGAGGCCGACACATCGTTCCTCAGGCAGATCGCCACTGTCGACGACGGTGCTCTGTTCACCACCATCGACAAGCTCGGAGACACCTTCGGTACGATCGCAACCGCGATTTCATCTGGTAACATGGGTCTAGCTGTGCGCTGA
- a CDS encoding zinc ribbon domain-containing protein, whose translation MAKKETSHSVARKDYVCPYCFTKVDMAKIHFVCTSPSCSRTFAANAVATRNEKDLMYVSKDGQKEIDREKSLVYGKDPFGPDAIVAKQHIIRNSSGFCDICKRPVYLRVCPTCHNMIPPGAEEEGNKIFVILGPKGVGKSHYIAVLINQLKNAISSEFNGVLNAANDSTTIKYRDVYYRRLFEEKRKLQPTLSFGSSEDSREPLIFYLRILNSDKPQVFTFAFFDTAGEDLVTTNRMMQVNLNAFISLASGIVYLVDPLQVKYINQRIQVDNKPEVGPNATDILNNICQIIRTNKKIKSKEKIDIPIAVSLTKSDVLYKSSENEEEKKVLFGLNSSLHIPREHGKYDAENFDQINAELEEYIRRTIGIEFLQLVRSFKDHSFFAVSALGCNPTGNSLPRGVSPMRVEDPFIWLLNKEGLR comes from the coding sequence ATGGCCAAGAAAGAGACATCCCACAGCGTCGCCAGGAAGGACTACGTCTGTCCCTACTGCTTCACCAAGGTGGACATGGCGAAGATCCACTTCGTCTGCACCAGCCCCAGCTGTTCCAGGACATTCGCGGCCAATGCGGTCGCCACGAGGAACGAGAAGGACCTCATGTACGTCTCGAAGGACGGACAGAAGGAGATCGACCGCGAGAAGAGCCTGGTGTACGGAAAGGACCCCTTCGGACCGGACGCGATAGTCGCCAAACAGCACATCATCAGGAACTCGTCGGGATTCTGCGACATATGCAAGAGGCCCGTATACCTCAGGGTGTGCCCCACCTGCCACAACATGATCCCGCCGGGAGCGGAGGAGGAAGGCAACAAGATCTTCGTCATCCTCGGACCCAAGGGAGTGGGTAAGAGTCACTACATCGCCGTGTTGATCAACCAGCTGAAGAATGCCATCTCCAGCGAGTTCAACGGCGTGCTGAACGCTGCCAACGACAGCACCACGATCAAGTACAGGGACGTCTACTACCGCAGGCTCTTCGAGGAGAAGAGGAAGCTGCAGCCTACATTGTCCTTCGGAAGCTCCGAGGACTCCCGCGAGCCGCTGATCTTCTACCTGAGGATCCTGAACAGCGACAAGCCCCAGGTGTTCACCTTCGCCTTCTTCGACACAGCCGGAGAGGATCTGGTTACCACCAACAGGATGATGCAGGTGAACCTCAACGCATTCATATCTCTGGCATCCGGAATAGTGTACCTGGTGGATCCCCTGCAGGTGAAGTACATCAACCAGAGGATACAGGTGGACAACAAGCCGGAGGTCGGCCCCAACGCCACGGATATCCTGAACAACATCTGTCAGATCATCCGCACAAACAAGAAGATCAAATCAAAGGAGAAGATCGACATTCCTATCGCCGTCAGCCTGACGAAGTCCGATGTGCTCTACAAATCCTCGGAGAACGAGGAGGAGAAGAAGGTACTGTTCGGACTGAACTCCTCGCTGCACATCCCGCGCGAGCACGGGAAGTACGACGCAGAGAACTTCGACCAGATCAACGCTGAGCTGGAGGAGTACATCAGGAGGACGATCGGTATCGAATTCCTACAGCTGGTTCGCAGCTTCAAAGACCACTCGTTCTTCGCAGTGTCCGCCCTGGGATGCAACCCCACGGGCAACTCGCTGCCTAGGGGAGTCTCCCCCATGAGGGTCGAGGATCCGTTCATTTGGCTGCTGAACAAGGAGGGACTAAGATGA